In a genomic window of Spirosoma agri:
- a CDS encoding OBAP family protein, producing MMGFIQDSQLHTSLEQTRDRHFNVPSADKKKNRASIPAPQSQPGADAWQTGSVTQLPALMKRKQH from the coding sequence ATGATGGGGTTCATCCAGGATAGCCAGCTTCATACGTCATTAGAACAAACCCGTGACCGGCATTTCAACGTACCAAGTGCCGACAAGAAAAAGAATCGTGCCAGCATTCCCGCCCCTCAAAGCCAGCCGGGTGCCGATGCCTGGCAAACCGGTTCCGTTACCCAACTACCTGCCCTTATGAAGCGAAAACAGCATTAA
- a CDS encoding SDR family oxidoreductase, which translates to MLISYLNENKDAQQTARYVEAAGQKAVLVPGDISDESHCQQLIQRAVDELGGLDILVNNAAFQMAHESLQEISSEELDRTFRTVVRP; encoded by the coding sequence GTGCTGATTTCTTACCTCAATGAAAACAAAGATGCGCAACAAACAGCCCGCTACGTAGAAGCAGCCGGCCAGAAAGCTGTGCTCGTGCCGGGCGACATCAGCGACGAAAGCCACTGTCAGCAGCTTATCCAGCGCGCGGTCGATGAATTGGGCGGACTGGATATTCTGGTCAATAATGCGGCCTTTCAGATGGCGCACGAATCGTTGCAGGAGATTTCTAGTGAAGAACTGGATCGCACGTTCCGGACGGTAGTCCGGCCTTGA
- a CDS encoding DUF4142 domain-containing protein gives MKTKSMSLGLLMALLVTGATFAQQNSGSMSSGTATMVGKETKAEFDSQNKKGAAAVSAVAATPAKLSSADQNLMLEVAKGGMMQLEVSRVAVQKASSPEVRQFAQAEVDEQTGLSAKLQEIASAKGVILPSEPDAETQAIITKMQGASGSALDKMYMDESGVKGHEKLDKVMSTVVSTASDASLKGIGKAAHPLVKTHLKVAKQIEMKM, from the coding sequence ATGAAAACCAAATCAATGAGCCTGGGCCTGTTGATGGCCTTGCTAGTAACCGGAGCGACATTCGCCCAGCAGAACAGCGGCAGCATGAGTTCGGGTACGGCCACGATGGTCGGTAAAGAAACTAAGGCTGAATTTGACAGCCAAAATAAAAAAGGAGCTGCGGCTGTAAGTGCGGTAGCGGCCACGCCAGCTAAGCTTTCCAGTGCGGACCAAAACCTGATGCTGGAGGTAGCCAAGGGCGGTATGATGCAACTGGAAGTAAGCCGCGTGGCAGTACAAAAAGCCAGCAGCCCTGAAGTACGTCAATTCGCTCAGGCCGAAGTAGACGAACAAACGGGTTTGTCCGCAAAGTTGCAGGAGATTGCCAGTGCTAAAGGAGTCATCTTACCATCAGAGCCTGACGCAGAAACGCAGGCCATAATCACCAAAATGCAGGGTGCTTCGGGGTCAGCTCTGGATAAAATGTATATGGATGAAAGTGGTGTGAAAGGTCATGAAAAACTCGACAAAGTGATGTCAACGGTTGTTTCAACAGCCTCTGATGCCAGTTTGAAAGGAATTGGTAAAGCCGCGCACCCACTCGTGAAAACGCATTTGAAAGTAGCGAAACAAATCGAGATGAAAATGTAA
- a CDS encoding NDR1/HIN1-like protein, with amino-acid sequence MKKGWIIALALLLIGIAGAYIWYSRLKSNAVAEGGPYDNTLKPRLEMSTLSIDDIDDDRIKMTVKMLIDNPLPVGFKASRLSYTILMANTPIVEDTYAKPITIESGDSSYVTLPVTVLNKKLMQVLKTLDRKDIDSTTYTIRSRFDLDIPILGKRTFSPTITRRLPTYYLPKIKIEDIDFGKLGLKRTDVAAKVAITNDNTFAFTFTDTRYTVSIDGKEIAQGYQPEPILIRKQATTPVVFPVTVKPGQSLSLLPKMLFDKKDTPFLVTMSCKLIDKDGNLALKNSKLRTVIRGTLADFKKD; translated from the coding sequence ATGAAAAAAGGATGGATTATTGCGCTTGCACTGCTGCTGATTGGTATCGCTGGTGCGTATATCTGGTACAGTCGGTTGAAGAGCAACGCTGTGGCCGAAGGCGGTCCGTATGACAACACGCTTAAACCCCGGCTTGAGATGAGTACGCTCAGCATAGACGATATCGATGACGACCGAATCAAGATGACGGTAAAGATGCTCATCGACAACCCATTACCGGTAGGTTTTAAAGCCAGTCGGCTGTCTTATACAATTTTGATGGCCAACACACCCATCGTCGAAGATACGTATGCAAAGCCCATTACCATAGAATCAGGCGATAGTAGCTATGTGACGCTGCCCGTGACCGTGCTCAATAAAAAGCTGATGCAAGTGCTGAAAACGTTAGACAGGAAGGATATCGACAGCACGACCTACACTATTCGTAGTCGCTTTGATCTGGATATACCCATTCTGGGTAAGCGCACGTTTAGTCCAACTATTACGCGCCGGTTACCGACCTACTACCTGCCGAAGATCAAAATTGAAGACATCGATTTCGGCAAACTGGGGCTAAAGCGCACCGATGTTGCTGCGAAAGTAGCCATAACCAACGACAACACGTTCGCGTTTACATTTACCGATACGCGGTACACGGTGTCAATCGATGGTAAGGAAATTGCCCAGGGTTATCAGCCCGAGCCGATCTTGATCAGGAAGCAGGCAACCACGCCGGTTGTATTTCCCGTTACAGTCAAACCGGGTCAGTCACTGAGCTTATTGCCCAAGATGTTGTTCGATAAAAAGGATACGCCTTTCCTGGTAACAATGAGTTGCAAACTGATCGACAAAGACGGAAATCTGGCACTTAAAAACAGTAAGCTGCGCACCGTTATCCGGGGAACACTGGCTGACTTCAAG